The DNA segment AAAAGAAATATTCAAATCTATGGATTGTACCAACTGAAAGGGGAAGAGCCTGGCAATTTACATATGGAAATCAAGTAGATAGTCAACCAAAATGGTCACCAGATGGAAAATATATTGCTTTCATTTCAAATAGAGATGATGAAAAACAATCACAGATTCACATAATACCTTTTCATGGTGGTGAAGCAAGAAAGCTAACAAATCTAAAAGGAACTATAAGTATATTTGAATGGTCACCTGATGGTAAAAGGCTTGTTTGCCAGTTTCGTAAAAAGGATAATGATGAAATAGAGAGGGAAAAGGATGAGCAAAAGAAAAAACTTGGTATTGTATCCCGCCACATTAAGCGTATTTTCTATAAATTAGATGCAACAGGAACTTTACCTAAAGAAAGATGGCATATATGGACAATAGATATTTCTACGGGTAAAGCTAAACAATTGACCGAAAGTGATATCTATGATGATTTAGAACCCCATTGGTCTCATAATGGTAAGGAAATAGTCTTCTGTTCCAATCACAGTAAAGATCCTGACCTTGATCCAGATGCTATAGATTTATTTATGATTTCAGCAGATGGAGGAGAACTCAGTAAAATAAAAACACCTATAGGACCAAAAGATAAACCAACTTTTTCTCCAGATGGAAAATTGATTGCTTACTTTGGACAAAAAGGTAAAGGGAAGTGGTGGAAAAACACTTACTCATGGATTGTACCAGTGGATAATAGTAAGAAAGCAAAGAACCTAACAGAGAAGTTTGATTTTGATGTATCAAGCACTACTATAAATGACATACCAGGACTTCTTCCTTTAATACCACCAATATGGTCTAATAATGGAAATAAAATATATTTTCAAGTTTCACAATATGGGAATACTACTCTCAAATCAATTGCATTAAGTGGAAGAAAGCAAAGTTTGCAAACAGTGGCTGGAGGTAAGGGAGTTGTTGGTTTTTATAGCTTTGACAATGAACAGTTGAAACTGGCCTATTTTAATGCAAATATGACTGAATTGGGACAGGTTTGGATTGAAGATTTAAATACCAAACAGTCCAAAAAATTAACCCATATTAATGAAAACTTATTGCGATATAGAGATCTTGGCGAAATGGAGGAAGTCTGGTTTAAAGGTGCTGCAAATAATGATCTACAAGGTTGGATTCTCAAACCACCCAATTTTGATGAATCAAAAAAATACCCATCAATTTTAGAGATTCATGGGGGACCCAGAGTCCAGTATGGTAACTTCTTTATGCATGAGTTTTACTTTTTAGCTGCACAAGGATATGTTATTTATTTTTGCAACCCCAGAGGAAGCCAAGGATATGGTGAAGAACATTCGA comes from the Actinomycetota bacterium genome and includes:
- a CDS encoding S9 family peptidase, producing KKYSNLWIVPTERGRAWQFTYGNQVDSQPKWSPDGKYIAFISNRDDEKQSQIHIIPFHGGEARKLTNLKGTISIFEWSPDGKRLVCQFRKKDNDEIEREKDEQKKKLGIVSRHIKRIFYKLDATGTLPKERWHIWTIDISTGKAKQLTESDIYDDLEPHWSHNGKEIVFCSNHSKDPDLDPDAIDLFMISADGGELSKIKTPIGPKDKPTFSPDGKLIAYFGQKGKGKWWKNTYSWIVPVDNSKKAKNLTEKFDFDVSSTTINDIPGLLPLIPPIWSNNGNKIYFQVSQYGNTTLKSIALSGRKQSLQTVAGGKGVVGFYSFDNEQLKLAYFNANMTELGQVWIEDLNTKQSKKLTHINENLLRYRDLGEMEEVWFKGAANNDLQGWILKPPNFDESKKYPSILEIHGGPRVQYGNFFMHEFYFLAAQGYVIYFCNPRGSQGYGEEHSKAIWNNWGTADYDDLIKWVDFVEKKPYIDAKRMGVTGGSYGGYMTNWIIGHTDRFKAAVTQRSVSNLISMYGSSDYNWAFQYELGNEPPWENMENYWRQSPMKYIGNVKTPTLIIHSEQDLRCAIEQGEQIFVALKKLGVDTEMVSFPEEPHGLSRSGRTDKRIERLKHIAGWFDRYLKENNK